In Micromonospora purpureochromogenes, a single window of DNA contains:
- a CDS encoding zinc-dependent alcohol dehydrogenase family protein, which yields MRATVIHGPNDIRVEEVPDAAVRHRTDAVVRVVTACICGSDLWAYRGVASRQPGQRIGHEFLGVVEATGAEVTSVRVGDLVVAPFVWSDGVCDFCREGLHTSCPHGGFWGEPGSDGGQGEAVRVPYADGTLVKLPAEAAGDERLLTALLALSDVMSTGHHAALAARVRPGATVAVVGDGAVGLCGVLAARRLGAEQIIALGRHTARTDIARAFGATDVVAERGDAAVAAVRELTKGQGAHAVLEAVGTEESMRTAISIARDGGAVGYVGVPHGGSAGVDIGQMFGRNVALGGGVAPARAYLPELLADVLDGTIDPSPVFDRTVTLDGVPDGYRAMDERTALKVRITF from the coding sequence ATGCGCGCCACCGTGATCCACGGCCCGAACGACATCCGCGTCGAGGAGGTCCCCGACGCCGCCGTTCGCCACCGGACCGACGCGGTCGTCCGGGTGGTCACCGCCTGCATCTGCGGCAGCGACCTGTGGGCGTACCGGGGGGTGGCCAGCCGCCAGCCGGGGCAGCGCATCGGTCACGAGTTCCTGGGCGTGGTGGAGGCCACCGGCGCCGAGGTGACCTCGGTGCGCGTCGGTGACCTGGTGGTCGCCCCGTTCGTCTGGTCCGACGGGGTCTGCGACTTCTGCCGCGAGGGCCTGCACACCTCCTGCCCGCACGGCGGGTTCTGGGGCGAGCCGGGCTCGGACGGGGGGCAGGGCGAGGCCGTCCGCGTCCCGTACGCCGACGGCACCCTGGTGAAGCTCCCCGCCGAGGCCGCCGGCGACGAGCGGCTGCTCACCGCGCTGCTGGCACTGTCGGACGTGATGTCCACCGGCCACCACGCGGCGCTCGCCGCCCGGGTCCGCCCCGGCGCCACCGTCGCGGTCGTCGGCGACGGCGCGGTGGGGCTCTGCGGGGTGCTGGCCGCCCGGCGGCTCGGTGCCGAGCAGATCATCGCGCTGGGCCGGCACACCGCCCGCACCGACATCGCCCGGGCGTTCGGCGCCACCGACGTGGTCGCCGAGCGGGGCGACGCGGCGGTCGCCGCCGTCCGGGAACTCACCAAGGGCCAGGGCGCGCACGCCGTGCTGGAGGCCGTCGGCACCGAGGAGTCGATGCGTACGGCTATCTCGATCGCCCGCGACGGTGGCGCGGTCGGCTACGTCGGGGTGCCGCACGGGGGCAGCGCCGGCGTGGACATCGGCCAGATGTTCGGCCGCAACGTCGCCCTGGGCGGCGGGGTCGCCCCGGCCCGCGCCTACCTCCCGGAGCTGCTCGCCGACGTGCTCGACGGCACCATCGACCCGTCGCCGGTCTTCGACCGGACCGTCACCCTCGACGGGGTGCCCGACGGCTACCGGGCGATGGACGAGCGCACCGCGCTGAAGGTCCGCATCACCTTCTGA